A genomic region of Arachis stenosperma cultivar V10309 chromosome 9, arast.V10309.gnm1.PFL2, whole genome shotgun sequence contains the following coding sequences:
- the LOC130948215 gene encoding uncharacterized protein LOC130948215 isoform X1: MPPEPLPWDRKDFFKERKHERSESLGSVARWRDSSHHRDFHRWGSAEFRRPPGHGKQGGWHVFSEDSGHGYGISRSSSEKMLDEDCRPSVSRGDGKYGRGSRENRGPFGQRDWRGQSWETTNGSMNLPRRPPDVNNDHRSVDDNLTYSAHPHSDFVNTWDPHHLKDQHDKIGGANGFGTGARSDRENSLASIDWKPLKWTRSGSLSSRGSGFSHSSSSRSAGGADSHEAKAELHPKNATVNESHSGEAAVCVTSSAPCEDTTSRKKPRLNWGEGLAKYEKKKVEVPDGSANKDGPVLSNGSIEPCAFPGSSLVDKSPKVTGFSDCACASPATPSSVACSSSPAGVDDKLFGKPANVDNDVSNLTCSPVPGSQDHFQRFSFNLEKLDIESLNSLNSSIIELIQSDDTSYVNSGPMRSTAMNKLLIWKADISKVLETTESEIDSLENELKSLRSASGDRGSYPAVLGSQMVGNNENPFEVPVGVSDEVTRPEPLKILSSDDPDAEKLPLLTNLNSIHENGKEEDIDSPGSATSKLSEPPPLVKAVSSSDTRRYDTFLEDANAGQSNGMKCLIPCTTRKYPSNSACSDVNASSEVPDSIITASGASLRSSTEDSLYKKIISSNKELAKSACGVFAKLLPDGYTKIDKVGASSDLCSQTSIMEKFAEKKQFARFKERVITLKFKALHHLWKEDMRLLSIKKCRPKYHKKHELSVRSTFNGNQKNRFSIRSRFPLPAGNHLSLVPTAEVINFTRKLLSEPQVKIHRDALKMPALVLDEKIPKFISSNGLVEDPLAIEKEKALINPWTSEEREIFLEKFAVFGKDFRKIASFLDHKTTADCVEFYYKNHKSDCFEKLKKQQKLGKSFLAKTDLVASGKKWNHEANTASLDILSAASVMADGFACNKKMRPGNFLMGGYVNVKASRVDDSIRERSSSFDILGDERETFADVMASSEAMSFCGTSSVEPVEGSRDSRLMPDTAENVDDETCSDESCGEMDPTDWTDDEKAAFIQAVSSFGRDFVKLARCIGTRSPEQCKVFFSKARKCLGLDLMHPMPENVGSPANDGANGGGSDTDDACVVETGSVVGTDKSGTKTDEDLPSSVINTYHDESDPVEARNLAAELNEPKEEDDTVVDHEDANLVSDGVVLYNSDKSGSVNGQAPIVMTDSTTVGKDRAIKFGGADLVSISALDTTEPCERSLAGQDNVVTEVSSGVLGSGLESQSVPSTQCLDDRGDKLVAVTAVGIELKSSVQDSCTTTVNASVSSVGNSCSGLSFDTESKHMSLGKPVSALYVEDLNATANSLSQNASVSAVVQCEKTATQDQLSCTTETPGGRNLQCHNPISNGDHQLPVPGNRVDRADSILHGYPLQMAIKKEVNGDIKCSSSANELPLLSRKDEQDDHFKARLSYSSDSEKTSRNGDVKLFGKILTNPSSTQKPNLTKSCEENGIHHPKSSSKLSSLKYADGNFKMLKFERDDCSEYLGLENVPLRSYGYWDGNRIQTGLTSLPDSAILLAKYPAAFSNYPSSSAKLEQQSFHAFGKNNERHLSGAPAFTARDMNGSNAVIDYQMLRSRDGSVVDVKHCQDVFSEMPRRNGFEAISSLHQQQQGRAVVGMSSGGVGGTGIVVGSCSDVTDPVAAIKMHYSNSDKYGGQAGNNISSREDESWAGGKGDLGR, translated from the exons ATGCCTCCTGAACCGTTGCCTTGGGATCGGAAGGACTTCTTCAAGGAGAGGAAACACGAGAGGTCTGAGTCTCTGGGCTCCGTTGCCAGATGGAGAGATTCCTCTCACCACCGCGACTTCCACCGTTGGGGATCCGCCGAGTTCCGCAGACCTCCGG GTCATGGTAAGCAGGGCGGTTGGCACGTGTTTTCTGAAGATTCTGGTCATGGGTATGGGATTTCACGGTCAAGCAGTGAAAAGATGCTGGACGAAGATTGCCGGCCATCGGTGTCTCGTGGGGATGGAAAATATGGCCGGGGCAGTAGAGAAAATAGAGGGCCGTTTGGGCAGAGAGATTGGAGAGGACAGTCGTGGGAAACAACCAATGGTTCTATGAATTTACCAAGAAGGCCCCCGGATGTGAATAATGATCATAGGTCAGTTGACGACAACCTAACATATTCTGCTCATCCACATTCTGATTTTGTAAACACTTGGGATCCACACCACTTGAAAGACCAGCATGATAAGATTGGTGGTGCCAATGGGTTCGGAACAGGCGCAAGAAGTGATAGAGAAAATTCTCTGGCTTCAATTGACTGGAAGCCACTTAAATGGACCCGATCTGGAAGCTTGTCGTCGAGAGGCTCTGGTTTTAGCCACTCGAGTAGCTCAAGGAGCGCGGGAGGGGCAGATTCCCATGAAGCAAAGGCCGAGTTACATCCCAAAAACGCAACTGTTAATGAGTCACATTCAGGGGAGGCTGCTGTGTGTGTTACATCTTCTGCACCATGTGAAGATACAACTTCCAGAAAGAAGCCGAGGCTAAACTGGGGAGAGGGACTTGCAAAGTATGAGAAGAAAAAGGTTGAAGTGCCAGATGGAAGTGCTAACAAAGATGGACCTGTCTTGTCTAATGGTAGTATTGAACCTTGTGCTTTCCCCGGTTCCAGCTTAGTAGATAAAAGCCCAAAAGTTACAGGATTCTCAGACTGTGCATGTGCATCTCCTGCAACTCCATCTTCGGTTGCCTGCAGTTCCTCCCCAG CAGGTGTGGATGATAAGTTATTTGGAAAACCTGCAAATGTAGACAATGATGTTAGTAATTTGACTTGTTCTCCTGTTCCTGGATCCCAAGACCATTTTCAGaggttttcttttaatttagaGAAATTGGATATTGAATCCTTGAATAGTCTGAATTCTTCAATTATTGAGTTGATACAATCTGATGATACAAGTTATGTGAATTCTGGTCCAATGAGGTCCACTGCAATGAATAAGTTACTGATATGGAAAGCCGACATTTCAAAGGTATTGGAGACAACCGAATCTGAAATTGATTCACTTGAAAATGAACTGAAATCTCTAAGATCTGCATCTGGGGATAGAGGTTCATATCCAGCTGTTTTGGGCTCACAGATGGTTGGCAACAATGAAAATCCTTTTGAAGTACCTGTTGGTGTCTCTGATGAAGTTACTCGGCCAGAACCTTTGAAAATTCTTTCTTCTGACGACCCTGATGCTGAGAAATTGCCCCTTTTAACCAACTTAAATAGTATTCATGAGAATGGAAAGGAAGAGGACATTGATAGTCCTGGTTCAGCAACATCTAAATTAAGTGAGCCTCCGCCTTTGGTTAAAGCAGTTTCGTCAAGTGATACAAGGAGATATGATACCTTCTTGGAGGATGCCAATGCTGGTCAGTCTAATGGCATGAAATGCTTAATTCCCTGTACTACAAGGAAGTATCCTAGTAACTCTGCTTGCAGTGATGTCAATGCGTCTTCGGAAGTGCCAGATAGCATTATTACTGCCTCGGGTGCAAGCTTACGTTCTAGCACTGAGGATAGTTTATATAAGAAAATTATTTCTTCCAACAAAGAATTGGCAAAAAGTGCATGTGGAGTATTTGCTAAGTTATTGCCCGACGGATATACTAAAATTGATAAGGTAGGGGCCAGCAGTGACTTGTGCTCTCAGACATCCATTATGGAGAAGTTTGCTGAGAAAAAGCAGTTTGCAAGATTTAAAGAGAGAGTTATCACACTTAAGTTCAAAGCCCTGCATCACCTGTGGAAGGAAGATATGCGCCTACTGTCTATAAAGAAATGCCGGCCAAAATATCACAAGAAACATGAACTAAGTGTGCGGTCTACCTTTAATGGTAATCAGAAGAACCGGTTCTCCATTCGATCTCGTTTTCCCTTACCTG CAGGAAATCATCTGAGCCTGGTTCCAACAGCTGAGGTAATTAATTTTACAAGAAAACTGCTCTCAGAACCTCAAGTTAAAATTCACAGGGATGCCCTGAAGATGCCAGCATTAGTCTTGGATGAGAAGATCCCAAAGTTCATATCTAGTAATGGGCTTGTCGAAGATCCATTGGCTATTGAGAAGGAAAAGGCTTTGATTAATCCTTGGACATCAGAAGAGAGAGAAATTTTCCTGGAAAAATTTGCTGTCTTTGGAAAAGATTTTCGGAAGATTGCTTCTTTCCTTGATCACAAGACAACTGCTGACTGTGTTGAGTTCTATTACAAAAATCATAAATCGgattgttttgaaaaacttaaGAAGCAGCAGAAGTTAGGGAAGTCATTTTTAGCCAAAACTGACTTGGTAGCATCGGGTAAAAAATGGAACCATGAAGCGAATACTGCTTCACTTGACATTTTGAGTGCTGCTTCAGTGATGGCTGATGGTTTTGCATGTAACAAGAAAATGCGTCCTGGGAACTTCCTTATGGGTGGATATGTTAATGTGAAAGCCTCAAGGGTTGATGATAGCATCAGAGAAAGATCAAGCAGCTTTGACATTCTTGGGGATGAGAGGGAGACTTTTGCTGATGTAATGGCTTCATCCGAGGCCATGAGTTTCTGTGGGACAAGTTCAGTTGAACCTGTAGAAGGTAGCCGAGATAGTAGGTTGATGCCTGATACTGCTGAGAATGTTGATGACGAGACTTGTTCAGATGAGAGCTGTGGTGAAATGGATCCTACTGATTGGACAGATGATGAAAAGGCAGCTTTTATACAAGCTGTATCATCTTTTGGTAGGGATTTTGTGAAGTTAGCGCGATGTATTGGAACAAGGTCCCCAGAACAATGCAAAGTTTTCTTCAGCAAGGCTCGAAAATGCCTCGGATTAGATCTCATGCACCCTATGCCTGAAAATGTTGGATCACCAGCAAATGATGGTGCAAATGGTGGGGGTAGTGACACGGATGATGCTTGTGTTGTAGAGACAGGTTCAGTGGTTGGCACTGACAAGTCTGGCACTAAGACAGATGAGGACCTGCCTTCATCTGTCATAAACACCTACCATGATGAATCAGATCCTGTGGAAGCTAGGAACCTGGCAGCTGAATTAAATGAGCCTAAAGAGGAGGATGATACAGTAGTCGATCATGAAGATGCAAACTTGGTTAGCGATGGGGTTGTCTTGTACAATTCTGATAAGTCTGGTTCAGTCAATGGGCAGGCTCCTATAGTTATGACAGATAGCACAACAGTTGGAAAAGACAGAGCCATTAAATTTGGGGGTGCAGACTTGGTGTCTATTTCTGCCCTCGACACAACTGAACCATGTGAGAGGAGTTTGGCTGGTCAGGATAATGTAGTTACTGAAGTTTCTTCTGGGGTTCTTGGAAGTGGATTGGAGAGTCAAAGTGTTCCTTCAACTCAATGTCTTGATGATAGAGGGGATAAACTGGTGGCTGTTACAGCTGTTGGAATTGAACTGAAAAGCTCGGTTCAGGATTCATGTACTACTACAGTAAATGCTTCAGTCTCATCTGTGGGCAATTCTTGTTCAGGATTGAGTTTTGATACTGAAAGTAAGCATATGTCCCTTGGAAAGCCTGTCTCTGCATTATATGTTGAGGATCTTAATGCAACTGCAAATTCATTGTCACAAAATGCTTCTGTTTCAGCCGTTGTTCAATGTGAGAAAACAGCTACTCAGGATCAACTGTCCTGTACTACTGAGACTCCAGGTGGGAGAAATTTGCAGTGTCATAATCCCATCAGCAATGGTGACCATCAGCTTCCTGTGCCTGGGAATCGCGTGGATCGTGCTGACAGCATCCTCCATGGTTATCCTTTGCAAATGGCCATTAAGAAAGAAGTGAATGGAGATATAAAATGCAGCAGTTCAGCAAACGAGTTGCCCCTTCTATCCCGAAAAGATGAACAAGATGATCATTTCAAAGCAAGGTTAAGCTATTCGTCAGATTCAGAAAAAACATCCAGAAATGGTGATGTGAAATTATTTGGGAAGATATTAACCAATCCTTCATCCACACAGAAACCTAATTTGACCAAGTCATGTGAAGAAAATGGCATCCATCATCCCAAATCTAGCAGCAAGCTTTCAAGTTTGAAATATGCTGATGGAAATTTCAAGATGTTGAAGTTTGAACGAGATGACTGCAGTGAGTATCTTGGCCTTGAAAATGTCCCCTTGCGGAGCTATGGTTACTGGGATGGGAACCGAATACAGACTGGTCTCACATCATTGCCTGATTCTGCCATCCTGCTAGCAAAGTATCCAGCTGCCTTCAGTAATTATCCGTCGTCTTCAGCCAAATTGGAGCAGCAGTCGTTCCATGCATTTGGTAAGAATAATGAAAGGCACCTGAGTGGGGCTCCTGCTTTTACAGCCAGGGACATGAATGGCAGTAATGCTGTGATTGATTATCAGATGCTTAGAAGTAGGGATGGTTCTGTGGTTGATGTAAAGCACTGCCAAGACGTGTTCTCTGAGATGCCACGGAGAAATGGGTTTGAAGCAATCTCAAGTTTGCACCAGCAGCAGCAGGGCAGAGCAGTGGTGGGAATGAGTAGTGGTGGTGTTGGAGGAACGGGGATTGTGGTTGGATCATGCAGCGATGTCACGGATCCTGTGGCAGCCATAAAAATGCATTACTCTAATTCTGACAAGTATGGTGGTCAAGCTGGGAATAATATCAGCAGCAGAGAAGATGAATCTTGGGCTGGAGGGAAAGGGGACTTAGGGAGGTAG
- the LOC130948215 gene encoding uncharacterized protein LOC130948215 isoform X4, whose product MLDEDCRPSVSRGDGKYGRGSRENRGPFGQRDWRGQSWETTNGSMNLPRRPPDVNNDHRSVDDNLTYSAHPHSDFVNTWDPHHLKDQHDKIGGANGFGTGARSDRENSLASIDWKPLKWTRSGSLSSRGSGFSHSSSSRSAGGADSHEAKAELHPKNATVNESHSGEAAVCVTSSAPCEDTTSRKKPRLNWGEGLAKYEKKKVEVPDGSANKDGPVLSNGSIEPCAFPGSSLVDKSPKVTGFSDCACASPATPSSVACSSSPAGVDDKLFGKPANVDNDVSNLTCSPVPGSQDHFQRFSFNLEKLDIESLNSLNSSIIELIQSDDTSYVNSGPMRSTAMNKLLIWKADISKVLETTESEIDSLENELKSLRSASGDRGSYPAVLGSQMVGNNENPFEVPVGVSDEVTRPEPLKILSSDDPDAEKLPLLTNLNSIHENGKEEDIDSPGSATSKLSEPPPLVKAVSSSDTRRYDTFLEDANAGQSNGMKCLIPCTTRKYPSNSACSDVNASSEVPDSIITASGASLRSSTEDSLYKKIISSNKELAKSACGVFAKLLPDGYTKIDKVGASSDLCSQTSIMEKFAEKKQFARFKERVITLKFKALHHLWKEDMRLLSIKKCRPKYHKKHELSVRSTFNGNQKNRFSIRSRFPLPAGNHLSLVPTAEVINFTRKLLSEPQVKIHRDALKMPALVLDEKIPKFISSNGLVEDPLAIEKEKALINPWTSEEREIFLEKFAVFGKDFRKIASFLDHKTTADCVEFYYKNHKSDCFEKLKKQQKLGKSFLAKTDLVASGKKWNHEANTASLDILSAASVMADGFACNKKMRPGNFLMGGYVNVKASRVDDSIRERSSSFDILGDERETFADVMASSEAMSFCGTSSVEPVEGSRDSRLMPDTAENVDDETCSDESCGEMDPTDWTDDEKAAFIQAVSSFGRDFVKLARCIGTRSPEQCKVFFSKARKCLGLDLMHPMPENVGSPANDGANGGGSDTDDACVVETGSVVGTDKSGTKTDEDLPSSVINTYHDESDPVEARNLAAELNEPKEEDDTVVDHEDANLVSDGVVLYNSDKSGSVNGQAPIVMTDSTTVGKDRAIKFGGADLVSISALDTTEPCERSLAGQDNVVTEVSSGVLGSGLESQSVPSTQCLDDRGDKLVAVTAVGIELKSSVQDSCTTTVNASVSSVGNSCSGLSFDTESKHMSLGKPVSALYVEDLNATANSLSQNASVSAVVQCEKTATQDQLSCTTETPGGRNLQCHNPISNGDHQLPVPGNRVDRADSILHGYPLQMAIKKEVNGDIKCSSSANELPLLSRKDEQDDHFKARLSYSSDSEKTSRNGDVKLFGKILTNPSSTQKPNLTKSCEENGIHHPKSSSKLSSLKYADGNFKMLKFERDDCSEYLGLENVPLRSYGYWDGNRIQTGLTSLPDSAILLAKYPAAFSNYPSSSAKLEQQSFHAFGKNNERHLSGAPAFTARDMNGSNAVIDYQMLRSRDGSVVDVKHCQDVFSEMPRRNGFEAISSLHQQQQGRAVVGMSSGGVGGTGIVVGSCSDVTDPVAAIKMHYSNSDKYGGQAGNNISSREDESWAGGKGDLGR is encoded by the exons ATGCTGGACGAAGATTGCCGGCCATCGGTGTCTCGTGGGGATGGAAAATATGGCCGGGGCAGTAGAGAAAATAGAGGGCCGTTTGGGCAGAGAGATTGGAGAGGACAGTCGTGGGAAACAACCAATGGTTCTATGAATTTACCAAGAAGGCCCCCGGATGTGAATAATGATCATAGGTCAGTTGACGACAACCTAACATATTCTGCTCATCCACATTCTGATTTTGTAAACACTTGGGATCCACACCACTTGAAAGACCAGCATGATAAGATTGGTGGTGCCAATGGGTTCGGAACAGGCGCAAGAAGTGATAGAGAAAATTCTCTGGCTTCAATTGACTGGAAGCCACTTAAATGGACCCGATCTGGAAGCTTGTCGTCGAGAGGCTCTGGTTTTAGCCACTCGAGTAGCTCAAGGAGCGCGGGAGGGGCAGATTCCCATGAAGCAAAGGCCGAGTTACATCCCAAAAACGCAACTGTTAATGAGTCACATTCAGGGGAGGCTGCTGTGTGTGTTACATCTTCTGCACCATGTGAAGATACAACTTCCAGAAAGAAGCCGAGGCTAAACTGGGGAGAGGGACTTGCAAAGTATGAGAAGAAAAAGGTTGAAGTGCCAGATGGAAGTGCTAACAAAGATGGACCTGTCTTGTCTAATGGTAGTATTGAACCTTGTGCTTTCCCCGGTTCCAGCTTAGTAGATAAAAGCCCAAAAGTTACAGGATTCTCAGACTGTGCATGTGCATCTCCTGCAACTCCATCTTCGGTTGCCTGCAGTTCCTCCCCAG CAGGTGTGGATGATAAGTTATTTGGAAAACCTGCAAATGTAGACAATGATGTTAGTAATTTGACTTGTTCTCCTGTTCCTGGATCCCAAGACCATTTTCAGaggttttcttttaatttagaGAAATTGGATATTGAATCCTTGAATAGTCTGAATTCTTCAATTATTGAGTTGATACAATCTGATGATACAAGTTATGTGAATTCTGGTCCAATGAGGTCCACTGCAATGAATAAGTTACTGATATGGAAAGCCGACATTTCAAAGGTATTGGAGACAACCGAATCTGAAATTGATTCACTTGAAAATGAACTGAAATCTCTAAGATCTGCATCTGGGGATAGAGGTTCATATCCAGCTGTTTTGGGCTCACAGATGGTTGGCAACAATGAAAATCCTTTTGAAGTACCTGTTGGTGTCTCTGATGAAGTTACTCGGCCAGAACCTTTGAAAATTCTTTCTTCTGACGACCCTGATGCTGAGAAATTGCCCCTTTTAACCAACTTAAATAGTATTCATGAGAATGGAAAGGAAGAGGACATTGATAGTCCTGGTTCAGCAACATCTAAATTAAGTGAGCCTCCGCCTTTGGTTAAAGCAGTTTCGTCAAGTGATACAAGGAGATATGATACCTTCTTGGAGGATGCCAATGCTGGTCAGTCTAATGGCATGAAATGCTTAATTCCCTGTACTACAAGGAAGTATCCTAGTAACTCTGCTTGCAGTGATGTCAATGCGTCTTCGGAAGTGCCAGATAGCATTATTACTGCCTCGGGTGCAAGCTTACGTTCTAGCACTGAGGATAGTTTATATAAGAAAATTATTTCTTCCAACAAAGAATTGGCAAAAAGTGCATGTGGAGTATTTGCTAAGTTATTGCCCGACGGATATACTAAAATTGATAAGGTAGGGGCCAGCAGTGACTTGTGCTCTCAGACATCCATTATGGAGAAGTTTGCTGAGAAAAAGCAGTTTGCAAGATTTAAAGAGAGAGTTATCACACTTAAGTTCAAAGCCCTGCATCACCTGTGGAAGGAAGATATGCGCCTACTGTCTATAAAGAAATGCCGGCCAAAATATCACAAGAAACATGAACTAAGTGTGCGGTCTACCTTTAATGGTAATCAGAAGAACCGGTTCTCCATTCGATCTCGTTTTCCCTTACCTG CAGGAAATCATCTGAGCCTGGTTCCAACAGCTGAGGTAATTAATTTTACAAGAAAACTGCTCTCAGAACCTCAAGTTAAAATTCACAGGGATGCCCTGAAGATGCCAGCATTAGTCTTGGATGAGAAGATCCCAAAGTTCATATCTAGTAATGGGCTTGTCGAAGATCCATTGGCTATTGAGAAGGAAAAGGCTTTGATTAATCCTTGGACATCAGAAGAGAGAGAAATTTTCCTGGAAAAATTTGCTGTCTTTGGAAAAGATTTTCGGAAGATTGCTTCTTTCCTTGATCACAAGACAACTGCTGACTGTGTTGAGTTCTATTACAAAAATCATAAATCGgattgttttgaaaaacttaaGAAGCAGCAGAAGTTAGGGAAGTCATTTTTAGCCAAAACTGACTTGGTAGCATCGGGTAAAAAATGGAACCATGAAGCGAATACTGCTTCACTTGACATTTTGAGTGCTGCTTCAGTGATGGCTGATGGTTTTGCATGTAACAAGAAAATGCGTCCTGGGAACTTCCTTATGGGTGGATATGTTAATGTGAAAGCCTCAAGGGTTGATGATAGCATCAGAGAAAGATCAAGCAGCTTTGACATTCTTGGGGATGAGAGGGAGACTTTTGCTGATGTAATGGCTTCATCCGAGGCCATGAGTTTCTGTGGGACAAGTTCAGTTGAACCTGTAGAAGGTAGCCGAGATAGTAGGTTGATGCCTGATACTGCTGAGAATGTTGATGACGAGACTTGTTCAGATGAGAGCTGTGGTGAAATGGATCCTACTGATTGGACAGATGATGAAAAGGCAGCTTTTATACAAGCTGTATCATCTTTTGGTAGGGATTTTGTGAAGTTAGCGCGATGTATTGGAACAAGGTCCCCAGAACAATGCAAAGTTTTCTTCAGCAAGGCTCGAAAATGCCTCGGATTAGATCTCATGCACCCTATGCCTGAAAATGTTGGATCACCAGCAAATGATGGTGCAAATGGTGGGGGTAGTGACACGGATGATGCTTGTGTTGTAGAGACAGGTTCAGTGGTTGGCACTGACAAGTCTGGCACTAAGACAGATGAGGACCTGCCTTCATCTGTCATAAACACCTACCATGATGAATCAGATCCTGTGGAAGCTAGGAACCTGGCAGCTGAATTAAATGAGCCTAAAGAGGAGGATGATACAGTAGTCGATCATGAAGATGCAAACTTGGTTAGCGATGGGGTTGTCTTGTACAATTCTGATAAGTCTGGTTCAGTCAATGGGCAGGCTCCTATAGTTATGACAGATAGCACAACAGTTGGAAAAGACAGAGCCATTAAATTTGGGGGTGCAGACTTGGTGTCTATTTCTGCCCTCGACACAACTGAACCATGTGAGAGGAGTTTGGCTGGTCAGGATAATGTAGTTACTGAAGTTTCTTCTGGGGTTCTTGGAAGTGGATTGGAGAGTCAAAGTGTTCCTTCAACTCAATGTCTTGATGATAGAGGGGATAAACTGGTGGCTGTTACAGCTGTTGGAATTGAACTGAAAAGCTCGGTTCAGGATTCATGTACTACTACAGTAAATGCTTCAGTCTCATCTGTGGGCAATTCTTGTTCAGGATTGAGTTTTGATACTGAAAGTAAGCATATGTCCCTTGGAAAGCCTGTCTCTGCATTATATGTTGAGGATCTTAATGCAACTGCAAATTCATTGTCACAAAATGCTTCTGTTTCAGCCGTTGTTCAATGTGAGAAAACAGCTACTCAGGATCAACTGTCCTGTACTACTGAGACTCCAGGTGGGAGAAATTTGCAGTGTCATAATCCCATCAGCAATGGTGACCATCAGCTTCCTGTGCCTGGGAATCGCGTGGATCGTGCTGACAGCATCCTCCATGGTTATCCTTTGCAAATGGCCATTAAGAAAGAAGTGAATGGAGATATAAAATGCAGCAGTTCAGCAAACGAGTTGCCCCTTCTATCCCGAAAAGATGAACAAGATGATCATTTCAAAGCAAGGTTAAGCTATTCGTCAGATTCAGAAAAAACATCCAGAAATGGTGATGTGAAATTATTTGGGAAGATATTAACCAATCCTTCATCCACACAGAAACCTAATTTGACCAAGTCATGTGAAGAAAATGGCATCCATCATCCCAAATCTAGCAGCAAGCTTTCAAGTTTGAAATATGCTGATGGAAATTTCAAGATGTTGAAGTTTGAACGAGATGACTGCAGTGAGTATCTTGGCCTTGAAAATGTCCCCTTGCGGAGCTATGGTTACTGGGATGGGAACCGAATACAGACTGGTCTCACATCATTGCCTGATTCTGCCATCCTGCTAGCAAAGTATCCAGCTGCCTTCAGTAATTATCCGTCGTCTTCAGCCAAATTGGAGCAGCAGTCGTTCCATGCATTTGGTAAGAATAATGAAAGGCACCTGAGTGGGGCTCCTGCTTTTACAGCCAGGGACATGAATGGCAGTAATGCTGTGATTGATTATCAGATGCTTAGAAGTAGGGATGGTTCTGTGGTTGATGTAAAGCACTGCCAAGACGTGTTCTCTGAGATGCCACGGAGAAATGGGTTTGAAGCAATCTCAAGTTTGCACCAGCAGCAGCAGGGCAGAGCAGTGGTGGGAATGAGTAGTGGTGGTGTTGGAGGAACGGGGATTGTGGTTGGATCATGCAGCGATGTCACGGATCCTGTGGCAGCCATAAAAATGCATTACTCTAATTCTGACAAGTATGGTGGTCAAGCTGGGAATAATATCAGCAGCAGAGAAGATGAATCTTGGGCTGGAGGGAAAGGGGACTTAGGGAGGTAG